In a single window of the Nodularia spumigena CCY9414 genome:
- a CDS encoding PspA/IM30 family protein, with the protein MGLFDRIRRVVSSNLNDLVNKAEDPEKILEQAILEMQEDLVQLRQGVAQTIAAQKRTEKQYNDAQNEINKWQRNAQLALQKGDENLARQALERKKSFSDTAGALKTSLDQQTTQTETLKRNLIQLESKISEAKTKKEMLKARITSAKAQEQLEGMVRGMSSSSGMAAFERMEEKVLMQEARAQAGAELVGSDLESQFAQLEGSDVDDELAAMKAQMEILPPAAAPNQAQLPPQQESTAPKSNPASEVVDSDLEALKRQLDQL; encoded by the coding sequence ATGGGATTATTTGATCGAATTAGACGAGTAGTCAGTTCTAACCTCAACGACTTGGTTAATAAAGCTGAAGATCCGGAAAAAATCCTAGAGCAAGCCATCCTGGAAATGCAGGAAGACTTGGTACAGTTGCGTCAGGGTGTAGCTCAGACGATCGCCGCCCAAAAACGCACGGAAAAACAGTATAATGATGCCCAAAATGAAATCAATAAGTGGCAACGCAACGCTCAGTTAGCACTACAAAAGGGCGATGAAAACCTAGCACGACAAGCCCTAGAACGTAAAAAAAGTTTTAGCGATACCGCAGGGGCGCTCAAAACTAGCCTCGATCAGCAAACTACTCAAACCGAAACCCTCAAGCGCAACTTAATCCAGCTAGAAAGCAAGATTTCTGAAGCTAAGACCAAAAAAGAAATGCTCAAAGCGCGGATTACCTCTGCTAAAGCCCAAGAGCAACTTGAAGGTATGGTGCGCGGAATGAGTAGCAGCAGCGGGATGGCCGCATTTGAGCGCATGGAAGAAAAAGTTTTGATGCAAGAAGCTCGCGCCCAAGCAGGTGCAGAGTTAGTAGGTAGTGATTTAGAAAGCCAATTTGCTCAGTTGGAAGGTAGCGACGTTGATGATGAATTGGCAGCGATGAAGGCACAAATGGAAATTTTACCACCTGCGGCTGCACCTAATCAAGCCCAACTACCACCGCAACAAGAAAGCACCGCCCCTAAATCGAATCCAGCCAGTGAAGTAGTTGATTCGGACTTAGAAGCCCTAAAAAGGCAATTGGATCAATTGTAA
- a CDS encoding thioredoxin family protein translates to MSKGVITITDSEFETEVLKAEQPVLLYFWASWCGPCQLMSPLINLAATKYGDRLKIVKIEVDPNPKTVKQYQVEGVPALRLVEGDKVLGSTEGAIGKEKLLNFLDTHLSSN, encoded by the coding sequence ATGAGTAAGGGTGTAATCACCATAACTGATAGTGAATTTGAAACCGAAGTATTGAAAGCCGAGCAGCCTGTATTGCTTTACTTTTGGGCTTCCTGGTGTGGTCCTTGTCAGTTGATGTCGCCACTAATTAACCTAGCGGCTACCAAATACGGCGATCGCCTGAAAATTGTTAAAATCGAAGTCGATCCCAACCCCAAGACTGTGAAACAATACCAAGTCGAAGGCGTACCAGCCTTGAGACTCGTTGAAGGAGACAAGGTATTAGGCTCCACAGAAGGAGCAATTGGCAAAGAAAAATTACTCAACTTCTTGGATACGCACTTAAGTAGTAATTAG